The proteins below come from a single Bartonella schoenbuchensis R1 genomic window:
- the gcvH gene encoding glycine cleavage system protein GcvH codes for MSKIYFTQDHEWISIEGKVATVGITHHAQEQLGDLVFVDLPQSGTQLSKGDSAAVVESVKAASDVYAPIDGEVVEINEALVDDPALVNQKAEKEGWLWKMTLQDETQLDGLLDENAYKALIG; via the coding sequence ATGTCTAAGATTTATTTTACACAAGATCATGAATGGATTAGCATTGAAGGAAAAGTGGCCACTGTTGGGATCACTCATCATGCTCAAGAACAGTTAGGTGATTTGGTTTTTGTTGATTTGCCACAAAGTGGTACACAGCTCTCTAAGGGAGATTCTGCTGCTGTCGTGGAATCGGTTAAAGCAGCTTCAGATGTTTATGCACCTATCGATGGCGAAGTTGTCGAAATTAATGAGGCATTGGTAGATGATCCTGCGTTGGTAAATCAGAAAGCCGAAAAAGAAGGTTGGCTATGGAAAATGACGCTACAAGATGAAACACAACTTGATGGGTTGCTGGACGAGAATGCTTATAAAGCGTTGATTGGATGA
- a CDS encoding HlyD family secretion protein: MLTTDDAYVQGDIAAIAPKLNGYIEEIAVKANQAVKKDDVLFRLESGDYQISLEQTKARLDTQQKTLARIDAQIIAARSVLDDAQAQKTAASAIATNAQLTLQRATELKADHYVSQSNFDNAKSAYEQAIANVARTDAQIAAAQANIRVLEAQRNEIESETKSLELMRDKAKRDLDSTILRAPFNGVIGNLTAKTGDFVVNGQRLAALVPIHTLYIEANYKETQLKNIYSGQTAYISVDAFKNEVFKGKVLSISPATGAVFSLLPPQNATGNFTKITQRIPVRISIPDDALKSGRIRAGMSVLVKIDTRTRPQGKNSL, from the coding sequence GTGCTTACAACTGATGATGCTTATGTACAAGGGGACATAGCGGCTATTGCCCCTAAATTAAATGGATATATCGAAGAAATTGCTGTTAAAGCCAATCAAGCTGTAAAAAAAGATGATGTTTTATTTCGATTAGAAAGTGGTGATTATCAAATCAGCTTAGAGCAAACAAAAGCTCGTCTTGACACGCAACAAAAAACCCTTGCACGCATTGATGCACAAATTATAGCTGCCCGCAGTGTTTTAGATGATGCTCAAGCGCAAAAAACGGCTGCCTCTGCCATAGCAACTAATGCACAACTAACCTTACAGCGTGCTACAGAACTTAAAGCTGATCATTATGTTTCTCAATCTAATTTTGACAATGCAAAATCAGCCTATGAACAGGCCATTGCCAATGTTGCTCGCACAGATGCACAAATAGCTGCAGCGCAAGCTAATATTCGAGTGCTAGAGGCTCAACGAAATGAAATTGAAAGTGAGACAAAAAGTCTCGAACTCATGCGCGATAAAGCAAAACGTGACCTTGATTCAACTATTTTGCGTGCTCCATTTAATGGAGTTATTGGAAATTTAACAGCGAAAACAGGTGATTTTGTTGTCAACGGTCAACGCCTTGCTGCTTTAGTACCTATCCATACATTATATATTGAAGCAAATTATAAAGAAACACAGCTGAAAAACATTTACAGTGGGCAAACTGCTTATATTTCTGTTGATGCTTTTAAAAATGAGGTTTTTAAAGGCAAAGTTCTTTCTATTTCACCTGCAACGGGAGCTGTTTTTTCTCTATTACCACCACAAAATGCCACAGGTAATTTCACTAAAATTACCCAACGTATTCCAGTGCGCATTTCCATCCCCGACGATGCATTAAAAAGTGGGCGTATCCGAGCAGGAATGAGTGTTTTAGTAAAAATCGATACACGGACAAGACCTCAAGGTAAAAATTCTTTATAA
- a CDS encoding YrzE family protein gives METRIPTDTSLNPHFYGEKIVEPQRPLFHRPLSWSALFAGLITAIATSICFSFLLAALGLGQIDLYSSAPFGGVLMSVGIGSIIVMFLSLAIGGFVAGYFAKQAGAAHGFLTWALLMLLITLQTTLFVSGAAHMGAQTLSSVASSSKNAISSLGKGISTLFSSSDYDYFNKLLSDKNSHKIDFDKLGKDLRTVLNESNIPALNPERLNSVYKESLDDIQSVITALMHNPTGYSVYLKKLGNRLSSRLETITDNIDRKDVIRALTSNGMTQAEAEHTADRAITLYQEARVKTEQAIKNFNQQVDTLSHHLEETAKSAQSFADKAIGTASTIGWWSFLGSLIGAVIATVCGYYGAKSRKHCCLLKSFA, from the coding sequence ATGGAAACGCGCATTCCAACAGACACATCATTAAATCCACATTTTTATGGAGAAAAAATTGTGGAACCTCAGCGTCCACTATTTCATAGGCCTCTTTCTTGGTCAGCTCTTTTTGCAGGACTGATTACGGCTATTGCTACTTCAATTTGCTTTTCTTTTTTGCTTGCAGCTTTAGGTTTAGGACAAATTGACCTTTATTCTTCTGCACCTTTTGGAGGGGTTTTGATGTCTGTTGGCATCGGTTCCATTATTGTGATGTTTCTTAGTCTTGCTATTGGGGGCTTTGTTGCTGGATATTTTGCAAAACAAGCAGGAGCAGCACATGGCTTCTTAACCTGGGCTCTTCTCATGCTTCTTATAACACTTCAGACAACTCTGTTCGTTTCCGGAGCAGCACACATGGGGGCTCAAACCCTCTCAAGCGTTGCATCTAGCTCTAAAAACGCTATTTCTAGCCTAGGAAAAGGGATTAGTACCCTCTTCTCATCTTCAGATTATGATTATTTTAACAAACTGTTGAGCGATAAAAATAGCCATAAAATTGATTTTGACAAACTAGGTAAAGATTTACGAACAGTACTTAATGAAAGTAATATTCCAGCTCTTAACCCTGAACGTTTGAATAGCGTTTATAAAGAAAGCTTAGATGATATACAGTCTGTCATCACAGCTTTGATGCATAATCCTACCGGTTATTCTGTATATCTTAAGAAATTAGGAAATCGTTTATCTAGCCGCCTTGAAACGATTACAGATAATATTGATCGCAAAGATGTCATCCGCGCTCTTACGAGCAATGGCATGACCCAGGCTGAAGCTGAACACACTGCAGACCGTGCAATCACTCTTTATCAAGAAGCACGGGTAAAAACTGAACAGGCAATCAAAAATTTCAACCAACAAGTCGACACACTGTCTCATCACCTTGAAGAAACAGCAAAGAGCGCTCAAAGCTTTGCAGACAAAGCTATTGGAACAGCTTCTACAATTGGGTGGTGGAGTTTTTTAGGTAGCCTTATCGGAGCTGTCATTGCGACTGTATGTGGCTATTATGGTGCCAAAAGCCGTAAACATTGCTGCCTACTTAAAAGCTTTGCTTAA
- a CDS encoding rhodanese-related sulfurtransferase: MEKNFKVAALYCFADLEHYHQLQKPLRDLCQANGIKGTLLLAKEGINGTVAGSCAAIEALVHFITAQPALQKPELKYSWASKMPFHRMKVRLKKEIVTMGVEGVNPLEIVGTYVEPEDWNALIQDEETILIDTRNDYEYALGSFQGAIDPRIKTFREFPEWIAKHEGDLKKKKKIAMFCTGGIRCEKSTAYVRGLGYDQVYHLKGGILRYLETMPKEKSLWWGECFVFDERVSVSHGLEECGRELCRACRYPLNAEGKSSPHYEEGVSCDACYNTRSDADRQRFRERHKQFQLLKSRAMHSYQER, encoded by the coding sequence ATGGAAAAGAATTTTAAAGTTGCTGCTCTTTATTGTTTTGCAGATTTGGAACATTATCATCAATTACAAAAACCCTTGCGGGATTTATGCCAGGCAAATGGCATTAAAGGTACTTTGCTTTTAGCAAAAGAGGGTATTAATGGAACAGTTGCTGGTTCTTGTGCTGCAATTGAGGCACTAGTCCACTTTATTACTGCACAGCCTGCTTTGCAGAAGCCAGAACTTAAATATTCATGGGCATCAAAGATGCCTTTTCATCGTATGAAAGTGCGATTAAAGAAAGAAATTGTTACAATGGGGGTAGAGGGTGTTAATCCGTTGGAAATTGTTGGCACTTACGTAGAGCCTGAAGATTGGAATGCCCTAATACAAGATGAAGAAACAATTTTAATTGATACACGCAATGATTATGAATATGCATTGGGTAGTTTTCAAGGAGCAATTGATCCTCGTATTAAAACGTTTCGTGAATTTCCTGAATGGATAGCTAAGCATGAAGGTGATTTGAAAAAGAAAAAGAAAATCGCCATGTTTTGCACGGGCGGTATACGGTGTGAAAAATCAACAGCTTATGTGCGTGGGCTTGGTTATGATCAAGTTTATCACTTAAAAGGCGGTATTTTACGCTATTTAGAAACAATGCCAAAAGAAAAAAGCCTATGGTGGGGTGAATGCTTTGTTTTCGATGAACGTGTTTCTGTAAGTCACGGTCTTGAAGAATGTGGGCGCGAATTATGCCGGGCTTGCCGTTATCCTCTTAATGCTGAAGGCAAATCATCTCCTCATTATGAAGAGGGTGTATCGTGTGATGCTTGTTATAATACACGCAGTGACGCTGATAGACAGCGTTTTCGAGAACGTCATAAACAGTTCCAGTTATTAAAATCACGTGCAATGCATTCCTATCAAGAACGATGA
- a CDS encoding ferredoxin--NADP reductase — translation MSGTTNVQSNISSVASNFPIPDNVFALTVQEVCHYTDHLFKFRLNRPETFRFRSGEFVMIGLPNAEKPIYRAYSIASPFWDEQLEFFSIKVPGGPLTEHLQKIKIGDTVLMRKKSTGTLVLDALIPGKRLYLLSTGTGVAPFASLIRDPETYEKFSQVVLVQTTREKDELTYAKDLVASLYQDPLIGEYAQQLKFYPMTTREPSEYMGRITNVMKSGAFFEMADLPKINSDEDRVMICGSMAMLKDCAAMCESFGLIEGANNAPATYVVERAFVG, via the coding sequence ATGAGTGGTACCACCAATGTTCAATCAAACATCAGTAGTGTTGCATCAAACTTTCCGATTCCTGATAATGTATTTGCGCTCACTGTTCAGGAGGTTTGCCATTATACAGATCATTTGTTTAAATTTCGTCTGAACCGGCCAGAAACTTTTCGTTTTCGTTCAGGTGAATTTGTTATGATTGGCTTACCGAATGCAGAAAAGCCAATTTATCGTGCGTATTCAATCGCCAGTCCATTTTGGGATGAACAGCTAGAGTTTTTTTCTATCAAAGTCCCAGGAGGGCCATTGACCGAACATCTCCAAAAAATCAAAATTGGTGATACGGTTTTAATGCGTAAAAAATCTACAGGAACATTGGTTCTTGATGCTCTTATTCCTGGAAAGCGTCTTTATCTCCTTTCAACAGGTACAGGTGTTGCTCCTTTTGCAAGTCTTATTCGTGACCCTGAAACTTATGAGAAGTTCTCTCAAGTTGTGCTTGTTCAAACAACACGTGAAAAAGATGAGTTGACATATGCAAAAGATCTTGTTGCATCTTTGTACCAAGATCCCCTTATTGGTGAGTACGCACAGCAGTTAAAATTTTATCCTATGACTACTCGCGAACCTTCAGAGTATATGGGGCGCATTACTAATGTAATGAAGAGCGGTGCTTTTTTTGAAATGGCTGATTTGCCAAAAATTAATTCTGATGAAGACCGTGTAATGATTTGTGGTTCAATGGCAATGCTGAAAGATTGTGCAGCGATGTGTGAATCTTTCGGGCTTATTGAAGGAGCAAATAATGCACCGGCCACGTATGTTGTAGAACGTGCTTTTGTAGGATAG
- the alr gene encoding alanine racemase gives MNKSVDYETKTPLPYTAVVTIDIGAIVANYTALAQHVAPTECSAVVKANAYGIGVEKVAPALYQAGCRTFFVAQIKEALQLKNILPSDVTLALLNGLPPAAEEFVAQAGIVPVLNSWHEIESWQILCQEKSKKFPAIVQIDTNMNRLGLDQKELQQLIKCPTLFEVADIKYIISHLSNGDDFTHSSNDTQLTTIKTMLAQLPACKVSLANSGGIFLGPDFYFDLVRPGIALYGINLHKKHTVPIKPVLKLEAQVIQSRFVEEGVPIGYGGSFITRRPSVLTTISIGYADGWMRNLSNKGSVYFKGYKLPIVGRISMDSIIVDATDLEHGKPKRGDWVELIGEHQTIEDVSIDANTVPHEILSSLSARCKRIYI, from the coding sequence ATGAATAAATCCGTTGATTATGAAACCAAAACACCGCTTCCCTATACAGCTGTCGTAACTATTGACATTGGTGCCATTGTTGCCAATTACACAGCTTTAGCTCAACATGTTGCTCCTACAGAATGTTCAGCCGTCGTAAAAGCGAACGCTTATGGGATAGGTGTTGAAAAAGTTGCTCCTGCACTTTATCAAGCTGGTTGTCGTACGTTTTTTGTTGCTCAAATTAAAGAAGCGCTTCAATTAAAAAACATCTTACCGTCTGATGTTACTCTTGCTCTTCTTAATGGTCTTCCACCTGCTGCAGAAGAATTTGTAGCTCAAGCTGGTATTGTCCCTGTTCTTAATTCTTGGCATGAAATTGAAAGTTGGCAAATACTTTGTCAAGAAAAGAGTAAAAAATTCCCAGCAATCGTTCAAATTGATACCAATATGAATCGGTTAGGTCTTGATCAAAAAGAATTACAACAACTTATCAAGTGCCCTACCCTGTTTGAAGTAGCAGATATAAAATATATTATAAGCCATCTTTCCAATGGAGATGATTTCACACATTCATCTAATGATACACAATTAACCACCATAAAAACAATGCTTGCACAATTACCTGCGTGTAAAGTTTCACTTGCTAATTCTGGAGGAATTTTCCTTGGTCCAGATTTTTATTTTGATCTTGTTCGTCCAGGCATTGCACTTTATGGAATCAATCTCCATAAAAAACACACAGTACCCATCAAACCTGTTTTAAAACTTGAAGCTCAGGTTATTCAAAGCCGCTTTGTCGAAGAAGGTGTGCCAATCGGCTATGGAGGGAGTTTTATTACCCGCCGGCCAAGTGTTCTTACAACTATTTCTATTGGCTATGCGGATGGATGGATGCGCAATCTTTCTAACAAAGGTTCTGTTTATTTCAAAGGATACAAACTCCCCATCGTTGGACGGATTTCTATGGATTCTATAATTGTTGATGCAACCGACCTTGAACATGGCAAACCTAAAAGAGGTGACTGGGTAGAGCTTATCGGAGAACATCAAACAATTGAAGATGTTTCTATAGATGCAAATACCGTTCCTCACGAAATTCTTTCTTCTCTTAGTGCTCGTTGTAAACGTATTTATATTTAA
- a CDS encoding Fur family transcriptional regulator, whose protein sequence is MLPKLTHNQMLVLNILKNEKGPLTAYEILDRLREEGFRAPLQVYRALERLIQLKSIHRLESVNAFMACSYPENCQHELTIFTICVKCGKVNEVQEQAIMQGVQKMTQDTGFQAHRSTLEVQGACKECTIK, encoded by the coding sequence ATGTTGCCTAAACTTACACATAACCAGATGCTCGTTTTAAACATTTTAAAAAATGAAAAAGGGCCTTTAACTGCTTATGAGATTCTTGATCGCTTACGCGAAGAAGGGTTTCGTGCTCCTTTACAGGTTTATCGTGCATTAGAGCGACTCATTCAGTTAAAGAGTATTCATCGTCTTGAAAGTGTTAATGCTTTTATGGCCTGTTCATATCCTGAAAATTGCCAACATGAATTAACAATTTTTACAATTTGTGTTAAATGTGGCAAAGTAAATGAGGTGCAGGAACAAGCAATTATGCAAGGTGTTCAAAAAATGACACAAGACACTGGTTTCCAAGCCCATAGAAGCACGCTCGAAGTACAAGGTGCTTGTAAAGAATGCACAATAAAGTGA
- the gcvP gene encoding aminomethyl-transferring glycine dehydrogenase, with protein sequence MQERRFFSRHIGIRPGETQEMLNVLALDSVDTLISQAIPQSIHLKRPLNLPQAASEKQALEELSKMMERNRLRKNFIGQGYYGTCVPSVILRNLFENPAWYTAYTPYQAEISQGRLELLFYFQTLISELTGLPVAAASLLDEATALAEANAVAFRFAREKKTKILIQSLLHPQTLSVIQTRAETQGIHINTHGEICANTAAIVLSWPDTKGCFNDYSEVIKEAKEKGALVIVVADPLALTIMESPAKWGADIVVGSMQRYGVPMGFGGPHAGYLAVSSALTRLIPGRIVGQSVDTKGRVGFRLALQTREQHIRRDKATSNICTAQALLANMAVAYAVWHGPQGLQAIAKRIHHLTCRFASGLEAAGIHCENRHFFDCVSIFVEGKAQEIATQAKAKGYLIRVIDNDRVAINFDELSTEEDACALAQLFGAQLADKSDSKLLGKERDAAFLSQPFFSAIHSETDMMRFLRRLSDKDLALDRAMIPLGSCTMKLNAAAELIPVSWPVVANIHPFAPQGDEEGYREMISQLNAWLCEITGFAQVSFQPNSGAQGEYAGLLAIRRYHQSRGDHQRNICLVPASAHGTNPASAHMAGMKVVVVQCLNDGDVDIDDLKAKAQLHKDCLAALMITYPSTHGVYEESIKDICAIIHENGGQVYFDGANLNALVGLARPADMGADVCHMNLHKTFAIPHGGGGPGVGPIGVKEHLKSFLPGHEQHKTTHAVSAAPYGSASILVITWMYIRMMGADGLKYATQTAILNANYIAARLSKAYSILYRGKHGYVAHECIVDTRLLKEQYGVSVDDIAKRLIDYGFHAPTMSFPVPGTLMIEPTESEPKAEIDRFCDALLSIAEEAKKVGEGVWPKEDNPLVNAPHTLADTLDDQWKRAYSRQEAAFPNHHVDPASKYWPPVSRIDNVAGDRALICSCPPPLTD encoded by the coding sequence ATGCAAGAACGTCGTTTTTTTTCTCGGCATATTGGGATTCGACCTGGTGAAACACAAGAAATGCTAAATGTTTTAGCGCTTGATTCAGTTGACACATTGATCTCTCAAGCTATACCCCAGTCTATTCATTTAAAGCGTCCACTTAATTTGCCACAAGCGGCAAGTGAAAAACAGGCCTTAGAAGAATTGTCCAAAATGATGGAGCGCAATCGTTTGCGCAAAAATTTCATTGGTCAGGGTTATTATGGAACATGTGTACCATCTGTTATTTTACGCAATCTTTTTGAAAATCCAGCTTGGTATACTGCTTATACACCTTATCAAGCAGAAATTAGCCAAGGGCGTTTAGAGTTATTATTTTATTTTCAAACATTAATTAGTGAATTGACAGGTTTGCCTGTTGCTGCTGCTTCACTTTTAGATGAAGCAACAGCTTTAGCTGAAGCCAATGCGGTGGCATTTCGCTTTGCTCGTGAAAAGAAGACAAAAATTTTGATTCAAAGTTTATTGCATCCTCAAACTTTGAGTGTCATTCAAACGCGCGCTGAAACACAGGGCATTCACATAAACACGCATGGCGAAATTTGCGCAAATACAGCGGCTATTGTTTTATCATGGCCAGATACAAAAGGTTGCTTTAATGATTACAGTGAAGTCATTAAAGAAGCAAAAGAAAAAGGAGCGCTGGTAATTGTTGTGGCTGATCCTTTGGCGCTCACTATTATGGAGTCGCCAGCAAAATGGGGTGCAGATATTGTTGTTGGCTCTATGCAACGTTATGGTGTTCCAATGGGTTTTGGTGGTCCTCATGCGGGCTATCTTGCTGTGAGTTCTGCTTTAACACGTTTAATTCCAGGGCGTATTGTTGGTCAATCAGTTGATACGAAAGGACGTGTTGGTTTTCGCTTGGCATTGCAAACTCGTGAACAACATATTCGACGTGATAAAGCTACATCAAATATATGTACAGCGCAGGCTTTGTTGGCTAATATGGCTGTGGCTTATGCTGTTTGGCACGGGCCGCAAGGTTTACAGGCAATTGCTAAGAGAATTCACCACTTAACATGCCGTTTTGCTAGTGGTTTAGAAGCAGCAGGTATACATTGTGAAAATCGACACTTTTTTGATTGTGTCAGTATTTTTGTTGAGGGGAAAGCTCAAGAAATTGCAACTCAGGCAAAAGCCAAAGGGTATCTTATTCGTGTTATTGACAATGATAGGGTTGCAATCAATTTTGATGAATTATCAACAGAAGAAGATGCCTGTGCTTTAGCACAGCTTTTTGGGGCACAACTAGCAGACAAGTCTGATTCAAAGCTTTTGGGTAAAGAGCGTGATGCTGCTTTTCTTTCACAGCCATTTTTTAGTGCGATTCATTCAGAAACAGATATGATGCGCTTTTTGCGCCGCTTGTCAGATAAAGACTTAGCGCTGGATCGAGCAATGATTCCACTTGGTTCTTGTACAATGAAGCTTAATGCAGCGGCTGAGTTAATACCTGTGAGCTGGCCTGTGGTTGCTAATATACATCCTTTTGCTCCTCAAGGAGATGAAGAAGGTTATCGAGAAATGATCAGTCAGCTAAATGCGTGGTTGTGTGAAATTACAGGGTTTGCTCAAGTTTCTTTTCAGCCAAATTCTGGTGCTCAGGGTGAATATGCTGGGCTTTTGGCTATTCGTCGATATCATCAATCTCGTGGCGATCATCAACGTAATATTTGCCTTGTTCCTGCATCTGCACATGGTACCAATCCAGCTTCAGCCCATATGGCTGGTATGAAAGTTGTTGTGGTTCAATGTTTAAATGATGGCGATGTCGATATTGATGATCTTAAAGCCAAAGCACAATTGCATAAGGACTGTTTGGCAGCTTTAATGATCACTTATCCTTCAACGCATGGTGTTTATGAGGAAAGCATTAAAGACATTTGCGCTATTATCCACGAAAATGGTGGGCAAGTTTATTTTGATGGGGCCAATTTAAATGCGCTTGTAGGTCTTGCACGTCCAGCAGATATGGGAGCAGATGTTTGCCATATGAATCTTCATAAAACATTTGCAATTCCTCATGGTGGTGGTGGTCCTGGTGTTGGGCCGATTGGTGTAAAAGAGCATTTAAAGTCATTTTTACCTGGTCATGAACAGCATAAGACAACACACGCAGTTTCTGCAGCTCCTTATGGGAGTGCTTCTATTCTTGTTATTACGTGGATGTATATTCGGATGATGGGAGCAGATGGCTTGAAGTATGCAACACAAACAGCAATATTAAACGCTAATTATATTGCTGCACGTCTTTCAAAGGCTTATTCTATTCTTTATCGGGGCAAGCATGGGTATGTTGCTCATGAATGTATTGTTGATACACGTTTATTGAAGGAACAATATGGGGTTAGTGTTGATGACATTGCAAAACGTTTGATAGACTATGGATTTCACGCACCGACTATGTCATTTCCAGTTCCCGGAACTTTGATGATTGAACCAACAGAATCAGAGCCAAAAGCAGAAATTGATCGTTTTTGTGATGCTTTATTATCTATCGCTGAAGAAGCTAAAAAAGTCGGTGAGGGTGTTTGGCCAAAAGAAGATAATCCGCTAGTAAATGCACCGCACACATTGGCAGATACTTTAGATGATCAGTGGAAAAGGGCTTATTCGCGGCAAGAGGCTGCTTTTCCTAACCACCATGTTGATCCAGCTAGTAAATATTGGCCACCTGTTTCACGCATTGATAATGTTGCCGGCGATAGAGCATTAATCTGTTCTTGCCCGCCGCCATTAACGGATTAA